In Hevea brasiliensis isolate MT/VB/25A 57/8 chromosome 13, ASM3005281v1, whole genome shotgun sequence, a single genomic region encodes these proteins:
- the LOC110651995 gene encoding mitogen-activated protein kinase 9, whose translation MGSGTLVEGVRRWFQRRNISSSSSSSSSNTVNGGDNNNISGQPQSSAASVRERRSKEGGGKQRQEEENQLTVIEDYDFYGLKQIRVPKRNTHFAFGSTTTTTMDPHKKGSAEADFFTEYGEASRYHVQEVIGKGSYGVVASAIDTHTGERVAIKKINDVFEHVSDATRILREIKLLRLLRHPDIVEIKHIMLPPSRREFRDVYVVFELMESDLHQVIKANDDLTPEHYQFFLYQLLRGLKYVHTANVFHRDLKPKNILANADCKLKICDFGLARVSFNEAPSAIFWTDYVATRWYRAPELCGSFFSKYTPAIDIWSIGCIFAEMLTGKPLFPGKNVVHQLDLMTDLLGTPPPESISKIRNEKAKRYLSSMRKKHPVPFSQKFPNADPLALRLLEHLLAFDPKDRPTAEEALADPYFQGLSNVDREPSSTQPISKLEFEFERRKLAKDDVRELIYREILEYHPQMLQEYLRGGEQTSFMYPSGVDRFKRQFAHLEEHYGKGERSTPLQREHASLPRQRVPAPKEETSKKNNDLERQTSSSVANNGSQNATVTQNGSSKPNYSNRGLLKSASISASKCIGMKPRTDREETIPEVNNESISELSEKVAKLHA comes from the exons ATGGGGAGCGGAACTCTCGTGGAAGGTGTTCGTCGCTGGTTTCAACGCCGCAAcatttcatcatcatcttcttcttcatcttctaatACTGTGAATGGTGGAGATAATAATAATATTAGTGGTCAGCCACAATCTTCGGCTGCTAGTGTGCGCGAAAGGCGAAGCAAGGAAGGGGGTGGAAAGCAGCGGCAGGAGGAAGAGAATCAGTTAACGGTTATTGAGGATTATGATTTCTATGGATTAAAGCAGATTAGAGTTCCTAAACGAAATACCCATTTCGCTTTTGGCTCTACTACTACTACCACCATGGATCCACACAAGAAG GGCTCTGCTGAAGCAGATTTTTTCACTGAGTATGGAGAGGCAAGTCGATACCATGTACAAGAAGTCATTGGGAAAGGCAGTTACGGTGTTGTTGCTTCTGCAATTGACACTCATACTGGAGAAAGAGTTGCAATCAAGAAGATAAATGATGTTTTTGAGCATGTTTCTGATGCTACACgtattttgagagaaattaagctTCTTCGGTTGCTTCGACATCCTGATATTGTAGAAATAAAGCATATCATGCTTCCTCCTTCACGTAGAGAATTCAGAGATGTCTATGTTGTTTTTGAGTTGATGGAATCTGATCTTCACCAAGTAATTAAGGCAAATGATGATCTTACTCCCGAACATTATCAGTTTTTCTTGTACCAGCTTCTTCGTGGTCTGAAATATGTACATACAG CCAATGTATTTCATCGAGACTTAAAGCCCAAAAACATTCTTGCTAATGCCGATTGCAAACTGAAGATTTGTGATTTTGGTCTTGCTAGAGTATCTTTTAATGAGGCCCCATCAGCTATTTTTTGGACT GACTATGTAGCAACAAGGTGGTATCGCGCTCCTGAACTTTGTGGCTCTTTTTTCTCCAAA TACACCCCTGCGATTGATATTTGGAGCATAGGATGCATATTTGCTGAAATGCTTACAGGAAAACCATTGTTTCCTGGGAAGAATGTAGTGCATCAATTGGATCTCATGACTGATTTGCTTGGCACTCCTCCTCCTGAATCCATTTCTAAA ATTAGGAATGAAAAGGCAAAGAGGTATCTTAGTAGCATGCGGAAGAAACATCCGGTTCCATTCTCACAGAAGTTCCCTAATGCAGATCCTTTGGCTCTGCGCCTTCTCGAACACCTGCTTGCATTTGATCCTAAAGATCGTCCAACAGCTGAAGAG GCATTAGCTGATCCTTATTTTCAAGGTTTGTCAAATGTCGATCGTGAGCCATCATCCACTCAACCGATTTCGAAGCTGGAGTTCGAGTTTGAGAGAAGGAAATTGGCAAAAGATGATGTGAGAGAATTGATCTACAGAGAG ATACTAGAATATCATCCTCAGATGCTGCAGGAGTACCTTCGAGGTGGAGAACAAACAAGCTTTATGTATCCAAG TGGTGTTGATCGATTCAAGAGGCAATTTGCACATCTTGAAGAGCATTATGGTAAAGGTGAAAGAAGCACTCCACTCCAAAGGGAGCATGCTTCCTTGCCTAG GCAACGTGTTCCCGCTCCCAAGGAGGAGACTTCTAAGAAAAACAATGATTTGGAGAGGCAAACCTCATCTTCTGTTGCAAATAATGGTTCACAAAATGCAACAGTAACACAGAATGGCTCTTCCAAACCAAACTACTCCAATCGTGGCTTATTGAAGAGTGCTAGCATTAGTGCTTCCAAGTGTATAGGAATGAAACCAAGAACAGATAGAGAG GAGACAATTCCTGAGGTCAACAATGAGTCTATCAGTGAATTGTCTGAGAAGGTTGCAAAGCTCCATGCCTGA